The Anabrus simplex isolate iqAnaSimp1 chromosome 1, ASM4041472v1, whole genome shotgun sequence genome window below encodes:
- the LOC136858588 gene encoding uncharacterized protein isoform X2, which produces MLLEDTDNMPVERGKRATLVMCNPDQTFFCINTTHYSPCQHVVLEDLPPPRGFVHWCGVKRCCRPGINSPCTNDCDDKPVIPVLVGESTERFESELPKRRIIVKAFLVDNDDQENGNGYLSGTGLILGDGYADDIEDCIYSDNYDINSVDFYGSNGPRSSSKPSYRTKCPALTKPISGRRAFLPSLGRNINPVLYTSPRGTTTSLRTETNLMEDATEISNTFAKATISLINNIIKNSEKSECSQNTFPFQESAMIVNSQITFKTTVQNSETTGYNELSSEAYNEIKTTLPINGRKEYNNAKVLKNITISLLNSTFNQTNVDSDEKNPIHVTNLTNKTSQKLKIPSPFSTQMYSAAMITSGSNEYTTHSSEEHGSKIDRLPLFPTNTPLCQKAGDFRYKISCTRYIHCSWNHGRLQYEIMRCPFYQEFDSRKKKCVPTGLSDCVPTSLSDQDVMDILGDEERHP; this is translated from the coding sequence GCAACGCTGGTGATGTGTAACCCAGATCAAACGTTCTTCTGCATCAATACAACACATTACAGTCCTTGCCAACATGTGGTCCTTGAAGATCTTCCTCCGCCTAGAGGATTTGTGCACTGGTGTGGAGTAAAACGGTGTTGCAGGCCAGGAATCAACTCACCTTGTACAAATGATTGTGATGACAAACCAGTAATTCCTGTTCTGGTAGGGGAATCTACTGAAAGGTTCGAATCTGAGCTTCCGAAAAGAAGAATCATTGTGAAGGCTTTCCTAGTGGATAACGACGACCAAGAGAATGGCAACGGTTATCTCAGTGGCACTGGACTTATTCTTGGTGATGGTTATGCTGACGATATTGAAGACTGTATTTATAGTGATAACTATGATATCAATTCTGTCGATTTTTATGGCAGTAATGGACCGCGTTCTTCCTCCAAACCTTCGTACAGAACGAAATGCCCAGCACTCACTAAGCCAATAAGTGGACGGCGTGCATTTCTACCGTCCCTTGGTAGGAATATAAACCCAGTGCTATATACTAGTCCCAGAGGCACAACAACGAGCTTGAGAACGGAAACTAATCTCATGGAAGATGCCACTGAAATATCTAATACATTTGCAAAGGCTACAATCAGTCTCATAAATAATATCATAAAAAATTCAGAAAAATCTGAATGTAGTCAGAATACTTTTCCATTTCAAGAGTCAGCAATGATTGTTAACAGTCAAATAACTTTCAAGACCACAGTTCAAAATTCAGAAACGACAGGATATAATGAGTTGTCTTCTGAGGCATATAATGAAATTAAAACGACCCTTCCTATAAATGGGAGAAAAGAATATAACAACGCGAAAGTTCTAAAGAACATCACAATCTCTCTTCTCAATTCTACATTTAATCAAACTAATGTGGATTCAGACGAAAAGAACCCTATACATGTTACCAATCTCACAAATAAAACATCTCAAAAGTTGAAAATTCCCTCACCATTCAGTACCCAAATGTATTCTGCGGCTATGATTACGTCAGGAAGCAACGAATATACAACACACAGCAGTGAGGAACATGGAAGTAAAATAGATCGCTTGCCTTTGTTTCCAACGAATACCCCTCTTTGCCAGAAAGCTGGAGACTTCCGTTACAAAATCAGTTGTACGCGCTACATCCACTGTAGCTGGAACCATGGCAGGCTCCAATATGAGATAATGCGCTGTCCGTTTTATCAGGAGTTTGACAGCCGTAAGAAAAAGTGTGTTCCTACAGGACTTAGTGACTGTGTACCGAcctctctttctgaccaagacgtAATGGACATTTTGGGAGACGAGGAAAGACATCCTTAA
- the LOC136858588 gene encoding uncharacterized protein isoform X1, producing the protein MTNIAYTMDYWALLALSTLFCHLMASPARDLTPLMLLEDTDNMPVERGKRATLVMCNPDQTFFCINTTHYSPCQHVVLEDLPPPRGFVHWCGVKRCCRPGINSPCTNDCDDKPVIPVLVGESTERFESELPKRRIIVKAFLVDNDDQENGNGYLSGTGLILGDGYADDIEDCIYSDNYDINSVDFYGSNGPRSSSKPSYRTKCPALTKPISGRRAFLPSLGRNINPVLYTSPRGTTTSLRTETNLMEDATEISNTFAKATISLINNIIKNSEKSECSQNTFPFQESAMIVNSQITFKTTVQNSETTGYNELSSEAYNEIKTTLPINGRKEYNNAKVLKNITISLLNSTFNQTNVDSDEKNPIHVTNLTNKTSQKLKIPSPFSTQMYSAAMITSGSNEYTTHSSEEHGSKIDRLPLFPTNTPLCQKAGDFRYKISCTRYIHCSWNHGRLQYEIMRCPFYQEFDSRKKKCVPTGLSDCVPTSLSDQDVMDILGDEERHP; encoded by the coding sequence GCAACGCTGGTGATGTGTAACCCAGATCAAACGTTCTTCTGCATCAATACAACACATTACAGTCCTTGCCAACATGTGGTCCTTGAAGATCTTCCTCCGCCTAGAGGATTTGTGCACTGGTGTGGAGTAAAACGGTGTTGCAGGCCAGGAATCAACTCACCTTGTACAAATGATTGTGATGACAAACCAGTAATTCCTGTTCTGGTAGGGGAATCTACTGAAAGGTTCGAATCTGAGCTTCCGAAAAGAAGAATCATTGTGAAGGCTTTCCTAGTGGATAACGACGACCAAGAGAATGGCAACGGTTATCTCAGTGGCACTGGACTTATTCTTGGTGATGGTTATGCTGACGATATTGAAGACTGTATTTATAGTGATAACTATGATATCAATTCTGTCGATTTTTATGGCAGTAATGGACCGCGTTCTTCCTCCAAACCTTCGTACAGAACGAAATGCCCAGCACTCACTAAGCCAATAAGTGGACGGCGTGCATTTCTACCGTCCCTTGGTAGGAATATAAACCCAGTGCTATATACTAGTCCCAGAGGCACAACAACGAGCTTGAGAACGGAAACTAATCTCATGGAAGATGCCACTGAAATATCTAATACATTTGCAAAGGCTACAATCAGTCTCATAAATAATATCATAAAAAATTCAGAAAAATCTGAATGTAGTCAGAATACTTTTCCATTTCAAGAGTCAGCAATGATTGTTAACAGTCAAATAACTTTCAAGACCACAGTTCAAAATTCAGAAACGACAGGATATAATGAGTTGTCTTCTGAGGCATATAATGAAATTAAAACGACCCTTCCTATAAATGGGAGAAAAGAATATAACAACGCGAAAGTTCTAAAGAACATCACAATCTCTCTTCTCAATTCTACATTTAATCAAACTAATGTGGATTCAGACGAAAAGAACCCTATACATGTTACCAATCTCACAAATAAAACATCTCAAAAGTTGAAAATTCCCTCACCATTCAGTACCCAAATGTATTCTGCGGCTATGATTACGTCAGGAAGCAACGAATATACAACACACAGCAGTGAGGAACATGGAAGTAAAATAGATCGCTTGCCTTTGTTTCCAACGAATACCCCTCTTTGCCAGAAAGCTGGAGACTTCCGTTACAAAATCAGTTGTACGCGCTACATCCACTGTAGCTGGAACCATGGCAGGCTCCAATATGAGATAATGCGCTGTCCGTTTTATCAGGAGTTTGACAGCCGTAAGAAAAAGTGTGTTCCTACAGGACTTAGTGACTGTGTACCGAcctctctttctgaccaagacgtAATGGACATTTTGGGAGACGAGGAAAGACATCCTTAA